Genomic DNA from Cucurbita pepo subsp. pepo cultivar mu-cu-16 chromosome LG13, ASM280686v2, whole genome shotgun sequence:
GCTTAAAGTTTATTTAAGTTGACATTTCCCTGTTACCAGGAAAGGAGCAGATGTTCCTGAAATTGAATGGTGTAAACCAGGGGAAAAGGCTGCAATGGAAGTATTGATGGGCAGGAAAGATGGGTTTTTGACTAAGAGGTTGAAGAGCTATGCAATAGATAGAAACAATCCATTGAAACCTAGGGGGCTCTCTGGCCTCTCCCCATATTTGCATTTTGGTCAAATATCCGCACAACGCTGTGCCTTAGAAGCTCGTAATGTTCGTAAACTCAATCCACAGGTAATGCAAAGAAAAGGGTTTGGTCGAtccatttttatcatttaatgcAATACTATGGTGGCGGTGTGAGCTTGGAAGTATATGTTCATATCACTGTTAGCTCCTTCTTGAAAATGTTTCTTTTGTGAATCTGTttcaaaaaattgatattttgtaTGATTCGTTctgtgttttctcttttgcatCATTTATAAGGCCGTTGATATGTTTCTCGAGGAGTTGATTGTTAGAAGGGAACTTGCTGATAATTACTGCTACTACCAACCGAACTATGATTCACTGCTCGGGGCTTGGGAATGGGCACGTAAAACCTTGATGGATCACGCTTCCGATAAGCGAGAACATGTTTACACGTAGGTGAGCCTTGGTGCTAATATTCAATTGTAACTGGTTTTGAAATTATGCAGTTGCTGTTGAATTTTCAGGAGGGAGCAACTGGAGAAGGCGCAGACTGCTGACCCAGTTAGTATATGAACTGATtagattattttcttttcttttcaatttttgctGTTAAAAAACTCACATTTGGCATAACATTTTTCAGCTCTGGAATGCTTCTCAGTTGGAGATGGTCTTCCATGGAAAGATGCATGGTTTTATGAGGCAAGTATTAATGAATTTTCCAGTCAATGACACGCATTGTTTACCTTTTACCTCTCTGCTATATGCTCTGCTTGAAACATTATTGTTCtgttttcctctttctttgttccttgatgataattttgtgCTCCCGAAGTCCTGGAATGTCATATAGTGAAATTCATGCACAGGATGTACTGGGCCAAAAAGATTTTGGAGTGGACAAGAGGACCTGAGGAAGCCCTGGAAATTTGCATATACTTGAATGACAAGGTATATTGTTTCCAGTCTACACTTTTATGTGCTTCTATTGAAGTGGTGAAAATTGCTAATCAAGAACGCGGCGTGCAGTATGAAATTGATGGGAGGGATCCAAATGGATACGTCGGGTGCATGTGGTCGATCTGTGGCGTTCACGACCAGGTTTATCATCactgtttatattttatcagCTACTcttcttcattattttcttgcacATTCTTCTTGTTCTCCTTGAGCAACCCCAGCTTCACTGAAATcaagaattttgtttctcatctTATATATAACCTGTCGAGGATTCTGGGGAGTGGAGACCCAtgtcggctaattaaggggttgattatgggtttataagtaaggaacagatctccattggtacgaggcttttcggggaaaccaaaagcaaagccatgtaccattgtggagactcgtgatttctaacataaccaacatatattttatattcagTTTGAACACGAGAAacatatatttgattttatattcttttcccTTTGCAATGTTTGGTGTTTCAAGGGCTGGAAAGAGCGACCCATATTTGGGAAGATACGATACATGAACTTCGCTGGGTGCAAGAGGAAATTCGATGTGGATGGCTACATTGCTTATGTGAAGAGAGTTGTGGGTGAagtgaagaaaagaaaagcaggGGAGGTTGTGGTGGATAGAAAGGCAAAGGAACTCCGATGCTAGTAACCGTAGTGACAGTTTCATGAAAGAGAACATATATAGCTCCTTAACTACTCATTGTAGTTTGTAACTCGTAAGCCATAGTTGTGTCAATCCTTCCCTTTTGCTGATGACGATTAAGTATTTGTACCAAAGCAATGATATAACCATAGGCCAGATTTCAACTTGGAATGGCAGCAGACGGGGTACTAAGTTTAGGGAAAGATTGGAGAGATGGGTTTGTAATGATTCATGTGGGAATTGTTCTTGAAGTTGAAAGTGTTTCATCTTGACTCGTTGATTTTGTTCAATGAGAACTACATATTTATAGAAGGAATCACGAAACGATCCATTGAGgtaaaaaattgagagagtCGAAGACGGGGAATGAAGTTGGATGCTCGCTCGCCAGAATCGGGTTGCAGATGGTAGGAAACAGCGGGTACAGTTGTTTTCTTGgaatttatgttataaaatcTGATGATTAatgatttaataataataaaaaaagattatgttCCAGTAATAACCCAAAAGATCTATAGCATATGAATTCAGCTAGGTATACTAATTGGAGACATGTGAGGTGAGTTTATATAAGGTTGaaccacaaaatatttaatctctccttATAAATCTGGTAatagataaaattaatatttcatggATGATCATAAATGAATCAATCTTAATTTTGAGTGAGTTATAAACTATTGTCTACGAGTGTGTGCTTCGCTCACATGGGTGAGTGGTTTTTGTTGCCAATTCAAAAAACCTATCAGTTGGCGACGACTAAATAAGAAGTTTGAAACATAATTTCATCACATGTAAATCGTTACTTCACATATAGGGTAAGTAAATTAGTAGTTCTCTAAGTACTGATTTTGGGATTTTAACCATGAAACACCTGTCATTGACTCAAGAGAAGCATAGTTTATGGTTAGATCATGaccaaattgttcattaggtATAAAATGTTATTACAAGGGTAAACAAACTTTTGACCCAATTACGAATAACTTGTGAATGCTCGTAATAATTACATCATTTGACACAATTTATCCTACCATGTATAAGAGTgcatgaatgaaaattgattaattaaataatttttttattcatggCTCATAATTTGTAGGTCGATAAGGTCTCCTTCTTGCTCatagtaatattaaaatgatcgATTTAGTTGAAAGAAACCTTCTAAATGTTCATATTAATAttcaatatattatatatatgttatgtataaaagaagaaaaatatatttaatttataaaataaaaaaaagttgaaattaatatttaatatattaattatattaaatataaaatgagaaatatatatttattgtagtTGACTAATAATTAATGTATATAAGATATCTTcgatattttatatattcaaatatattatttaaaatttgataaagattttattaaagTCCAATATAACTATTGGGTTCTAAATAGCTGAAAATATGTTGTCACTATTCAAGTTAGCTAGGAAGATGTTGTCACTATTCAAGTTATAGTCGAGAATATCTTGTGGAGAAAGTTCTATATCTCGTGGAAAAATGAAGTTTCGTTTGGTTGAAATACATTGAAGAAACTTCATATCCACGATTTTAATATTCGTGGTTAATTTACATactttattcttattcttacaAATTAGGATCTAATATTTCTATTATATGAATGGTTCATTCCCTTCAAAAGCATGATTAGGTATCCATGATTAGTATTTTACTGTCATCTCTATTGATGACGTGAACCATGAATGATATGTGTATATTGCTAGGCAAAAACGATTAGGAGTACCTCTAATCGTGAACTTGACTCAACTATTGAGGGTCTGCACAGCATTTTCAGTAACTACCTATAATGATTTGTGCCGTGTGGAAACTATTAGCCCATTGCTAGTTACTATTCTGATCAACTAGGATACTATGAGGTGGTACAGACAGGGCGGGTCTTAAAACAAATAGACCTTTTAGAGACATAAATATGAGTGGGGTTGATTACAAGATCTCTCACTAATTCTTAGTCGTGAACTTGTTCAGATAAAGACAAGGACCACATTGGTAAACGAACATTTTCAGGCATGATGACTCTCCCCTACCCGAGATTAATAGGGAAACCCCAATTAAAACCTATCATAAAAATTGTCTCAACTGACAATGTTCATAGTGGTATGACGAGAATCATGAGTTGGAACCAGAACGAGGTGGCACATCGAGTACCTATGATATATAAGTTAATGGAGATGCCTTGGAACCCTAAGATAAATTCGGAACCAATGAACCAAGGAGAGCCCTTGGTTGAaggatgatttttttttttttttttccatgggagagaaaaaagacATAAGCAGTAAAGACaagaaaagacaagaaaagaCAAGGGTTAAGAGAGAATTATGAATTCTAAGTTTCAAAAGATTGAACAGAGTTGCAGAAGAGACCGCAGCTTCACTCACATGGTGGCgcccccttcttcttcttcttcttcttcttcttcttcttcttccttggaGGATCTCtgttcttaaataaaatggcattaatttattattattagtctTCAACACTAATTAGCAGACCACCACACTACCAACTCTAGAAATCACATCTTCGTATTGCTACTACAAAGAAATCATCTTCGTATTGCTACtacaaagaaatcaaaatgacCTACAGACAAACCAGACTACGGTGACAATGCGGCGGCGGTTGCGGCGGCGGCGTTGTACCTGCACAACACCTTGCATTTGACTACGCTGCCGTATACATAGAAACCAGGGGCGATCATTATTCTGACCACCGACGGAATCAGCTTTCTGGCCTTCTCTCCGCTCATGTCCTCCATGTAAACGGAATCGAAATCCGCCTCTTTCTCCACTCTGAAAATTGGCAGATTCGGATGTACGGAGTTTGCCAGAAGGTGTAGAAGCCACACGCTCTTTGACGCGCCGAAGAACGCCTGGAGTAGCGGCTCCGGCCAGGCTCTGTTCCATCCCAGCATCGCCACGATCTCGCTCATTTTCCGGTCACAAAATCGGCTGAAATCCTCGCTGAAATGCTTCGTGCCCTTGCTTAGAACTTCCTCCCACGTTAATTCATGGAGAAAATTGAAACATCCGAAATTCGCGTCGCATCTTTCAATCGGATTGAGAATCTGAGTCGAGGCGTTCTTTTGAAACCCTACCGATTCGAAATCCTCGAAGAAAGCTTGGTTGAGGAGAGCTTCCAGGTAGAATAGCAAACTTCTAGGGTTCTTCGAGAACGAGATTTTGATATCGTAAGGTTGAAGAAGAACGGATATTCGTTCATATACTTTGGCTCCGACGTGACGGAGTTGCAGAGTGAGTGACCGGCTAAGAAGCCGAATCGACGATCGAGATTCCGATACTGAAACTAAGAAATGTTCTATTACTTGCTTCTGATTCATCTGTTGTAAATCCTGGATTTGATGATAATTCCCAATTTGGCAAGGCGAATTGACGCTACATTCTTCGATTCCGGATTTCAAACTGTGGCAATACGTCTCCAGTTTGTTCAGTTTCTTCTCCAGTTCAGCCATGGCGTATTTTAATCTAGAAGCTTCCATAATCGCCTCGTCTCTCTTCCTCGTCGCCTGAACTAGCTTCTGCGAGAGCTCCGTTACGGCAGTCCTCCATTGCTCCTCTCGAGCCGTTAGAGCAGAAGATTCATTAATCGATTTCGGACTCCTTCGCGTCAACGACGAAATTAATGATTTGAAAATCCCATTAGGGCTCGCCATGGAGAAATACGTCTGTTTATTAACGCCATTGTTGTTATCCAAAGGAACGACGGAGATTTTCTCCCGCGCGTGAGGACGACACCGGTTACAGGAGACCGGACCATCGGAACTCGACACGGAATCCGACTCCGACTCGGACCGTTTCTTAACCGTCTCACGATTGAGCGGTGTAGAGTGAAGGTTCGGACTCGTTCCCCGGTCCGTACATCCGACAGCGGCAGTGTTCTGAGTCCGATTCTGAGCAGCAAACTCATCCTCCCGTTCTTCCCTCTCGCATTCTTGAATCTGCAATGAAACTCATGATATTCCGTAGAAGAAAACAGGGGGAATCTTAGAATTTATGGTTTGAGAGACTCACCGGCGTGAAGTGGGGGCGTGAGTGGTGTGTCGGAACAgcagaggaggaggaaggagAGGAATGGAAGGAAGTGGGTGAAGGAGGCgccatggatgaagaagaagaagacgaagaggTTGGtgggagaggaggaggaggaggaggaggaggaggaggaattAAGGGCATTGGCGCGGCGTTTGGTTGTCTCTCATTTTCTCGGGCTGCAGTTTCGTCGTGTTGTAATCATGATTATGATTCACAGAGAGCAGAGAGATAAGAGAGCTTCTCAACCCTAAgagattaaaaacaaaacgCTCTGAAATTTTCTGGGCGCCGAAGACCGGAAAATGATAACTCCTATGGAACCAATTTTCCATTCCCCAAAACCCACACAATGGGAAAatccaaattattattatccttaaatttataaaaatatatatttaaattttaaaattttagttcctcctgaatttataatcaaggaatactctctttatgtttataataatttgtgtGGAAAgataaaagtcccacatccactaatttagagactaatcatggatttataagcgATGAATACTAACTGTGGGAAAGCACaaatcaaagtggacaatatcatacacgATTGTGGAGACTCGTGTTCATATaacaatttgaaaagaaatagttgaagtgattttaaaatattatatttttgttttttttgatAGGTAATGAATGAATccaaagttttattttatttaaatttgaatttttggataAATGTAATGAGTCCAAACTTTAAGTGCACGAGTATTCCGTAGATTAAATAATGATATATAGTTgagaaaagctaaaaaaaataagagattcaaatattgttttgttttaccAATAATGAGATTCTATATAGGCAGTTTCGGCTACACGCTAGATTAGAATATTCTCCCAATCCCTCATTTTGCCACATTCATTCATACAAAAGGAATCAcgtttaagttttatttttaatatttaaattctaaacgTTTAGAAATTGGGACAACATGAACATTAGACATCCAACCTGTAATCGGAATGACCCAATTAAGCTATATTCCCTTGAGCTTAGTAGGGTAATAAGTAGTCTTTCTTAAGTAGAAGTGTAGATTTTCTTCGCCTCACTTTTTGGGTGTATCCCGACAAAAAATGTGAACATTGGTGAAGGAAGATACAAGGATGATTAGTAGCTGGTTCGAGAAGATGATGaacttattatattatattttttatttataaaatattattaaatttattagtaaGAAAGAAGATGGGGAAGGTGGGATAGGGAAATAAATGAGGATGGTAGAAGTGTTAAATGAAAAGGGATTGGGAAGCATTCAATGTAAACAACTGCTTTTCTCCCTCCATCTCtcctcatttattattctaacGGTATATCTTCATTAgtacgaggcattttgggaagcacaaagcaaaactacgagagcttatgctcaaagtggacaatatcatatcactgtgtagagtcgtgttcatctaatacatttaattttaattatcaacTCAATTTTAACatcaagttttaaaatttacattctaaatagttttaaaagtgGTCcgagattaaatttatatatatatatatatatattatacgaAGAACCAATTTGAAAAGATACGGTACGATTAGgttctaaattatattatcaatggatcattatttaaaaactaattatttatacCAAAAGTCAACAATACCTTCGGTGAATCCACTTTTTTCCTCCCGAAATATGAATACGCTTATATTATCATAAAAggataatttcaaaaatataaaatataaatttattatattgaaTTAAAGGTTATTTcaatcttaataaaaaaaaatgataaagaaaaattatgattgGATTAAGtcgaatttattatttagtaaaaattatttgaattaaaaattttatcgAAAAATATTACGCCTCAACCCAAACATCAACCTCTTTAAATCGTcaattttcatcaaatttattaatctacaaataagttaaaatgaggcaaaagttaaaaaatatctccTTGGAAAATTCAAGAGGCTACTTTATAGATATAAAGAAATAtcactaaaaataataaaaaggactTAATTATTTCCtataaacattttaagaaataaaaataaatgccaaggttaattaatttttttgatattttcttaattatatattttcaaattttaatgataattaacatgtatttttggtttattatacttaaaagtaattattttacGTTAATTACGTCaatttagtaattttcttctcaaatatAATTGGAAAGGAAGATGGATAATAAATGGTAATATTAATTGAAGATTAATTAACTTCAATCATTTGCTCATTAACTCAGCTAAAATCAATTAGCTGGATGAAAAtgtcattaatatttttttagcttaagtaaatgttaattttttagaatataatatgTGGTTTATCACTCaatgtaattaattgaatttttctttaatatttcatattattttaataaaatttgaattagttgaaaatgaataaatagaCAACATTCAACATTTCTATTACATAAATTACACTTTCAAAAAACTATATTCAATAGTCATTGAAGTTCATGATGTTCATACGTCGTGACATTTCTCGATATGAAAATGGGTATTAAAACCAAAGACTTAGAAACAAATAAAGTATGCATTGAATCATAAAAACTATCAACAAAAAATGGATACCCACGAACCAACGTCTAAGTATCTATAAACAGGGCTGACTAAAACACCCACGAAGAATAGAATGCCttaaaggaaaatattatGCCTTTTTCTCATCTCTAATTAAATTAGAGTTCAcccataaaaattattcaatttgatCGCTACATTATAACTAATTCTCGAGAAATCAAAGAGATGGGTAATAACTACGACTTTGATAATTAAGAGCGTTAAATTATGATGTTTAGTTTCTGTTGTAGGAGAAGAATTATGAGAGAATTGGGTGGGCGTCTCATCCATCAGCATTGCATTCTGACGCAGCTGCCTGGCCTTTGGGTCTCGCGGCTGGTCCTAATTTATAACGGAACCCAGCCCCACCCAGAGACGCAGGCCCCAGCCCTTCTGCCACTGCAACCAGCCTTTGCCCCCCAAACCCTGGATTGGATATTTGTTGTATTCTCCCGCATCCGCATCACTGCCCCCCACTTGCATTTGACTCCCACGTAATCCCCTCACGGCACCCCACATCTCACAAACCAACCAATGCAAACCAACCCCACTCAAATTTGGAAAAGTCTATCACGGAGGAGGAGACGTGTTATttccttataaactcatgatcattctaaCGATCAGCCAACTTGGAAATCCtttccaacaattctcaatcGTTCTTGGTCGCCTATCGTATAAACACTAATTGTGATGCATATATACATGTTTGAGTATGGAGCGAACgtctttattttcaaaagttgaaagtgatctaaaacaaaatttgagacGATTGCTTCGAGTTATTGTGTTAAAAATGCGACTAATCTTGAAGATTAACtaaataaaaggaatattGAGAATACAGAGGCAATGTCCTAATCGGATTAAGGTTTGAAACAAACAAGTTAAAAATTGTGGTCCTAACTGAAAATGTTTGTTAAAACTACTACACGTACTTGTttgtgaaagttctctatttataattatcaaataaattaccaagaataaaatattttattataataaagaagcaaatataAGGAACCATGTTTGTAGAATCTTGAGTGAGGTATCCCATTGTCGGTCGTCggatatttcttttttctttcttccattttgaattcttttctCCTAATTATTCCAAAATGTTTCTTATCGGCTCTGAAATCAGAATTCCGATCATCTTTGCGGCTTGTTTTCGATACCGATTTCCGCCCTCCGTGATTTTTCAAATCGGTTCGGTTTGCGAGATCAGGATTCAGGAGCAGCAATGTCTTGCAATGCGTGCAAATTCTGCACGGCGCTGGGTGCATTGGTTTCGATTATGATCCTCTATGTTCTAGGTATAGTCGATCTCTCCTATTACGCTCTGCTCGTCGTCAACTATGGTCCGCCTCTCTTAGTTCTACGGACCTAATTCTTCCAATTTCTTAAGAGTACGAACTTAAGATTAGCTTCTacatttgcttttttttcttcatttgtttctGCTGAGACGAATTTATTAGCTTGTAGAATAGCGTTATGCAGAGAATAGAGTATCTCTGGGATTCTTCTTTTCGGTTTGCCAGAATAACACAAAAGAGAATGAACACTTTGCCTAATTCTGAAGTTGGAATGATGTGTTGTGGTAATATTTGTATGTTCATCTTTAGAATAGCAAATGTATATTTCATAAAGCTTTAAACCTTCAATTTACCTATCTGTTTATGTAGTTGGTGATGCTATTCTGTTGCTACTTTTCTGTTGTTCTAACAAATCCTAGGTGTGTTCCACCGCCCCGTTGCCATCACTGTTTTGTTTGTAAGTTCTTCGATGTTTTCCTATAGAAGTTTACTATGATTCTAGCTGGTAAACAAGATATAAATACTGattatgttttgtttggtAGGTGGAAGGTGTGTACTGAAACTGGACCATCATTGTGTGTTGGTCGTCAATCGTGTTGGAGCAAAGAACTATCAGTACTTCCTGCTATATTTTGTAGGCACAACAAGATTATTGGCTTCCTTCTGATCTCTAGTTCCTTGTTTCCATGGTTCTCATTGTGTTGGATGCTCGCTTATGATACCTataatgtaacaacccaagtccaccgctagtagatattgtcttctttgggatttccctttcgggtttcccctcaaactTTGTAAAGTGCCTTTgctggagaagggaacgagtgctagcaaggacgttgggtcccgaaggggtggattgtgagatccctcatcgggaggagaacgaaacattttttataaaggtgtggaaacctgtacctagcatatgcattttaaaaatcttgaaaggaagcccgaaagggaaagcccaaagaagagatatctactagtggtggacttgagctgttacatataATATCCCATTCGATGCCTCTTATATAATCGTGTATGGGTGGATTCTAGATCTTCGGCAATTTTTCGTTGACGTAACCTGACATCATAGATATTCTAAATGTTCTTTAGAGATGTTTTCTGATTGCGTTATGGTAGCATCACGTTTGTTTTTATGATCTGTGTAAGACAACA
This window encodes:
- the LOC111809422 gene encoding deoxyribodipyrimidine photo-lyase isoform X1 yields the protein MISKKHFKSLSSCSRVGILKGEAEHTIPNFIRECEASLLVTDFSPLREVRKCKEEICKRVDESVKVHEVDAHNVVPIWIASEKLEYSAKTLRGKINKKLPEYLIDFPALLIPTRKWPSTHKFIDWDRLIDDNMRKGADVPEIEWCKPGEKAAMEVLMGRKDGFLTKRLKSYAIDRNNPLKPRGLSGLSPYLHFGQISAQRCALEARNVRKLNPQAVDMFLEELIVRRELADNYCYYQPNYDSLLGAWEWARKTLMDHASDKREHVYTREQLEKAQTADPLWNASQLEMVFHGKMHGFMRMYWAKKILEWTRGPEEALEICIYLNDKYEIDGRDPNGYVGCMWSICGVHDQGWKERPIFGKIRYMNFAGCKRKFDVDGYIAYVKRVVGEVKKRKAGEVVVDRKAKELRC
- the LOC111809422 gene encoding deoxyribodipyrimidine photo-lyase isoform X2: MASTPSNSVQSGRIRVLKDVTGSLDRPVGPVVYWMFRDQRVKDNWALMHAVDEANRAKVPVAVAFNLFDQFLGAKSRQLGFMLRGLQQLQYDLEETLQIPFFLFQGEAEHTIPNFIRECEASLLVTDFSPLREVRKCKEEICKRVDESVKVHEVDAHNVVPIWIASEKLEYSAKTLRGKINKKLPEYLIDFPALLIPTRKWPSTHKFIDWDRLIDDNMRKGADVPEIEWCKPGEKAAMEVLMGRKDGFLTKRLKSYAIDRNNPLKPRGLSGLSPYLHFGQISAQRCALEARNVRKLNPQAVDMFLEELIVRRELADNYCYYQPNYDSLLGAWEWARKTLMDHASDKREHVYTREQLEKAQTADPLWNASQLEMVFHGKMHGFMRMYWAKKILEWTRGPEEALEICIYLNDKYEIDGRDPNGYVGCMWSICGVHDQGWKERPIFGKIRYMNFAGCKRKFDVDGYIAYVKRVVGEVKKRKAGEVVVDRKAKELRC
- the LOC111808108 gene encoding IRK-interacting protein-like, with amino-acid sequence MPLIPPPPPPPPPPLPPTSSSSSSSSMAPPSPTSFHSSPSSSSAVPTHHSRPHFTPIQECEREEREDEFAAQNRTQNTAAVGCTDRGTSPNLHSTPLNRETVKKRSESESDSVSSSDGPVSCNRCRPHAREKISVVPLDNNNGVNKQTYFSMASPNGIFKSLISSLTRRSPKSINESSALTAREEQWRTAVTELSQKLVQATRKRDEAIMEASRLKYAMAELEKKLNKLETYCHSLKSGIEECSVNSPCQIGNYHQIQDLQQMNQKQVIEHFLVSVSESRSSIRLLSRSLTLQLRHVGAKVYERISVLLQPYDIKISFSKNPRSLLFYLEALLNQAFFEDFESVGFQKNASTQILNPIERCDANFGCFNFLHELTWEEVLSKGTKHFSEDFSRFCDRKMSEIVAMLGWNRAWPEPLLQAFFGASKSVWLLHLLANSVHPNLPIFRVEKEADFDSVYMEDMSGEKARKLIPSVVRIMIAPGFYVYGSVVKCKVLCRYNAAAATAAALSP